A genome region from Populus alba chromosome 5, ASM523922v2, whole genome shotgun sequence includes the following:
- the LOC118045003 gene encoding cyclin-P3-1: protein MADLVLNGMAAGSETCMALGLLDESSRGVSGTPQVLLLIASVLERSIQKNEELLNTARKDVITIFHGSRSPTLSIKQYIERIFKYSGCSSSCLVVAYMYINKFLQLTDGHLTSLNAHRLLITSIMVAAKFLDDECYDNAYYARIGGVSTGEMNRMEMRFLFNLDFRLQVTAEAFMNCCLKLENESGSC from the exons ATGGCAGATTTGGTGCTCAATGGCATGGCTGCTGGATCAGAAACTTGCATGGCTTTGGGTTTATTGGATGAATCCAGTAGAGGGGTTTCAGGGACTCCACAGGTATTGCTGCTTATTGCATCTGTTTTAGAGAGATCCATTCAAAAGAACGAGGAGCTGTTGAACACAGCTAGAAAAGATGTTATTACAATCTTCCATGGATCAAGATCACCCACCTTGAGCATTAAGCAGTATATTGAACGCATATTCAAGTACTCAGGATGCAGCAGTTCTTGCCTTGTTGTTGCTTACATGTACATCAACAAGTTCCTTCAACTAACGGATGGCCATCTTACTTCCCTAAACGCACACCGTCTTCTGATTACAAGCATCATGGTAGCTGCTAAATTTTTGGATGATGA GTGTTATGACAATGCCTATTACGCCAGGATTGGAGGTGTAAGCACCGGAGAAATGAATAGAATGGAGATGAGATTCTTGTTCAATTTGGATTTCAGGCTCCAGGTTACAGCCGAAGCATTCATGAACTGCTGCTTGAAACTAGAAAATGAAAGTGGCAGTTGCTAG
- the LOC118044996 gene encoding mitochondrial Rho GTPase 1 isoform X1, protein MAKAATTANPGVKSGVRIVVAGDRGTGKSSLIVTAISETFPSSVPPVLPPTRMPDDFYPDRVPITIIDTSSKVEDASKVAEELKRADAVVLTYACDRPETLDRLSTFWLPELRQLEVKVPVIVVGCKLDLRDENQQVSLEQVMSPIMQQFREIETCIECSAFKHIQIPEVFYYAQKAVLHPTGPLFDQESQTLKPRCVRALKRIFILCDLDRDGALSDAELNEFQVKCFNAPLQPSEIIGVKRVVEEKLPGGGVSGMGVNDCGLTLTGFLFLHALFIEKGRLETTWTVLRKFGYNNDIKLSDELIPTFKLAPDQSVELTSEAVEYLRNIYELFDSDGDNNLRPAELEDIFSTAPESPWEEPPYKDAAEKTALGGLSANAFLSEWALMTLLDPSRAVENLIYIGYSGDPSAAVRLTRRRRLDRKKKQSDRNVFHCFVFGPKKSGKSALVNSFIGRPFYDSYAPTAEEIYAVNVVDLPGVSVIEVGIKKTLVLREIPDGGVKKLLSNKESLASCDIAVFVYDSSDQSSWKRATELLVDVASHGEDTGYEVPCLIVAAKDDLNSFPMAIQESTRVSQDMGIEAPIPISSKMGDTNNVFRRIVTAAEHPHLSIPETEAGRSRKQYNRLVNRSLMFVSVGAAVAIVGLAAYRVYAARKNSSG, encoded by the exons aTGGCGAAAGCAGCGACGACGGCCAATCCAGGAGTTAAAAGTGGAGTGAGAATCGTTGTGGCTGGAGACCGAGGCACCGGCAAGTCTAGTTTGATTGTCACTGCTATCTCCGAAACTTTTCCGTCGAGTGTTCCGCCGGTTCTTCCACCTACACGGATGCCTGATGATTTTTACCCTGACCGCGTTCCAATCACCATCATCGACACCTCATCTAA AGTGGAGGATGCCAGTAAAGTAGCTGAAGAATTGAAGCGAGCTGATGCAGTTGTTCTTACATATGCATGTGACAGGCCAGAGACTCTTGATCGTTTGAGTACCTTTTGGCTTCCTGAGCTTCGTCAATTAGAG GTGAAGGTACCAGTTATAGTGGTGGGTTGTAAGTTGGATTTAAGAGACGAGAACCAGCAAGTGAGCTTGGAGCAAGTAATGTCACCAATAATGCAACAGTTCCGGGAGATTGAAACTTGTATCGAGTGTTCGGCATTCAAACATATTCAG ATTCCTGAGGTTTTCTACTATGCACAAAAAGCAGTGCTTCACCCAACTGGTCCATTATTTGATCAGGAATCACAAACTTTGAAGCCCAGGTGTGTTAGGGCCTTGAAGCGTATATTCATTCTTTGTGATCTTGATAGGGATGGTGCCCTTAGCGATGCTGAGTTAAATGAATTTCAG GTCAAATGCTTCAATGCTCCATTGCAACCTTCTGAGATAATAGGTGTCAAGAGGGTTGTGGAAGAAAAGTTGCCTGGTGGAGGAGTCAGTGGTATGGGCGTCAATGACTGTGGCCTTACACTGACAGGATTCCTCTTTCTCCATGCATTATTCATAGAAAAAGGGCGCCTTGAGACAACATGGACTGTACTTAGGAAATTTGGGTACAACAATGATATCAAACTTTCTGATGAATTAATTCCCACATTCAAACTAGCTCCTGATCAG AGTGTAGAACTCACCAGTGAAGCTGTCGAGTACTTGAGAAATATCTATGAACTGTTTGACAGTGATGGT GATAACAACTTGCGACCTGCAGAACTAGAAGATATTTTCTCCACTGCACCGGAAAg CCCGTGGGAGGAACCTCCATATAAAGATGCTGCAGAGAAAACTGCATTGGGTGGGCTTTCAGCTAATGCTTTTTTGTCAGAG TGGGCCCTTATGACTCTTCTAGACCCATCTAGAGCTGTGGAGAATCTGATTTACATTGGATATTCTGGTGATCCTTCTGCTGCTGTCCGCTTGACAAGGAGAAGACGTTTAGATCGCAAGAAGAAACAGTCAGACAGAAATGTTTTCCATTGCTTTGTCTTTGGACCAAAAAAATCTGGAAAGTCTGCATTAGTGAATTCTTTTATTGGAAG ACCTTTTTATGATAGTTATGCTCCAACTGCCGAAGAAATTTATGCAGTTAATGTTGTCGATCTACCTGGTGTAAGTGTTATTGAAGTG GGAATAAAGAAAACCCTTGTGTTGAGAGAGATTCCTGATGGTGGAGTTAAGAAACTATTGTCAAATAAGGAGTCTTTGGCATCATGCGACATAGCAGTGTTTGTCTATGACAG TTCTGATCAGTCCTCATGGAAGAGAGCGACAGAATTGCTTGTGGATGTTGCCAGCCATGGTGAGGATACTGGATATGAGGTGCCATGCCTCATTGTGGCAGCTAAAGATGATCTGAACTCGTTTCCAATGGCAATACAGGAATCTACCAGG GTTAGTCAAGATATGGGAATAGAGGCTCCTATCCCCATCAGTTCAAAGATGGGCGACACCAATAATGTGTTCCGTAGGATAGTAACAGCTGCTGAGCACCCCCATTTGAGCATTCCTGAAACTGAAGCAGGGAGAAGTCGCAAGCAATACAATCGACTTGTCAACCGCTCTCTCATGTTTGTTTCAG TTGGAGCTGCCGTGGCCATTGTTGGGCTAGCAGCTTACCGAGTATATGCTGCGAGAAAGAACTCTTCTGGTTGA
- the LOC118044996 gene encoding mitochondrial Rho GTPase 1 isoform X2, which yields MAKAATTANPGVKSGVRIVVAGDRGTGKSSLIVTAISETFPSSVPPVLPPTRMPDDFYPDRVPITIIDTSSKVEDASKVAEELKRADAVVLTYACDRPETLDRLSTFWLPELRQLEVKVPVIVVGCKLDLRDENQQVSLEQVMSPIMQQFREIETCIECSAFKHIQIPEVFYYAQKAVLHPTGPLFDQESQTLKPRCVRALKRIFILCDLDRDGALSDAELNEFQVKCFNAPLQPSEIIGVKRVVEEKLPGGGVSGMGVNDCGLTLTGFLFLHALFIEKGRLETTWTVLRKFGYNNDIKLSDELIPTFKLAPDQSVELTSEAVEYLRNIYELFDSDGDNNLRPAELEDIFSTAPESPWEEPPYKDAAEKTALGGLSANAFLSEWALMTLLDPSRAVENLIYIGYSGDPSAAVRLTRRRRLDRKKKQSDRNVFHCFVFGPKKSGKSALVNSFIGRPFYDSYAPTAEEIYAVNVVDLPGGIKKTLVLREIPDGGVKKLLSNKESLASCDIAVFVYDSSDQSSWKRATELLVDVASHGEDTGYEVPCLIVAAKDDLNSFPMAIQESTRVSQDMGIEAPIPISSKMGDTNNVFRRIVTAAEHPHLSIPETEAGRSRKQYNRLVNRSLMFVSVGAAVAIVGLAAYRVYAARKNSSG from the exons aTGGCGAAAGCAGCGACGACGGCCAATCCAGGAGTTAAAAGTGGAGTGAGAATCGTTGTGGCTGGAGACCGAGGCACCGGCAAGTCTAGTTTGATTGTCACTGCTATCTCCGAAACTTTTCCGTCGAGTGTTCCGCCGGTTCTTCCACCTACACGGATGCCTGATGATTTTTACCCTGACCGCGTTCCAATCACCATCATCGACACCTCATCTAA AGTGGAGGATGCCAGTAAAGTAGCTGAAGAATTGAAGCGAGCTGATGCAGTTGTTCTTACATATGCATGTGACAGGCCAGAGACTCTTGATCGTTTGAGTACCTTTTGGCTTCCTGAGCTTCGTCAATTAGAG GTGAAGGTACCAGTTATAGTGGTGGGTTGTAAGTTGGATTTAAGAGACGAGAACCAGCAAGTGAGCTTGGAGCAAGTAATGTCACCAATAATGCAACAGTTCCGGGAGATTGAAACTTGTATCGAGTGTTCGGCATTCAAACATATTCAG ATTCCTGAGGTTTTCTACTATGCACAAAAAGCAGTGCTTCACCCAACTGGTCCATTATTTGATCAGGAATCACAAACTTTGAAGCCCAGGTGTGTTAGGGCCTTGAAGCGTATATTCATTCTTTGTGATCTTGATAGGGATGGTGCCCTTAGCGATGCTGAGTTAAATGAATTTCAG GTCAAATGCTTCAATGCTCCATTGCAACCTTCTGAGATAATAGGTGTCAAGAGGGTTGTGGAAGAAAAGTTGCCTGGTGGAGGAGTCAGTGGTATGGGCGTCAATGACTGTGGCCTTACACTGACAGGATTCCTCTTTCTCCATGCATTATTCATAGAAAAAGGGCGCCTTGAGACAACATGGACTGTACTTAGGAAATTTGGGTACAACAATGATATCAAACTTTCTGATGAATTAATTCCCACATTCAAACTAGCTCCTGATCAG AGTGTAGAACTCACCAGTGAAGCTGTCGAGTACTTGAGAAATATCTATGAACTGTTTGACAGTGATGGT GATAACAACTTGCGACCTGCAGAACTAGAAGATATTTTCTCCACTGCACCGGAAAg CCCGTGGGAGGAACCTCCATATAAAGATGCTGCAGAGAAAACTGCATTGGGTGGGCTTTCAGCTAATGCTTTTTTGTCAGAG TGGGCCCTTATGACTCTTCTAGACCCATCTAGAGCTGTGGAGAATCTGATTTACATTGGATATTCTGGTGATCCTTCTGCTGCTGTCCGCTTGACAAGGAGAAGACGTTTAGATCGCAAGAAGAAACAGTCAGACAGAAATGTTTTCCATTGCTTTGTCTTTGGACCAAAAAAATCTGGAAAGTCTGCATTAGTGAATTCTTTTATTGGAAG ACCTTTTTATGATAGTTATGCTCCAACTGCCGAAGAAATTTATGCAGTTAATGTTGTCGATCTACCTGGT GGAATAAAGAAAACCCTTGTGTTGAGAGAGATTCCTGATGGTGGAGTTAAGAAACTATTGTCAAATAAGGAGTCTTTGGCATCATGCGACATAGCAGTGTTTGTCTATGACAG TTCTGATCAGTCCTCATGGAAGAGAGCGACAGAATTGCTTGTGGATGTTGCCAGCCATGGTGAGGATACTGGATATGAGGTGCCATGCCTCATTGTGGCAGCTAAAGATGATCTGAACTCGTTTCCAATGGCAATACAGGAATCTACCAGG GTTAGTCAAGATATGGGAATAGAGGCTCCTATCCCCATCAGTTCAAAGATGGGCGACACCAATAATGTGTTCCGTAGGATAGTAACAGCTGCTGAGCACCCCCATTTGAGCATTCCTGAAACTGAAGCAGGGAGAAGTCGCAAGCAATACAATCGACTTGTCAACCGCTCTCTCATGTTTGTTTCAG TTGGAGCTGCCGTGGCCATTGTTGGGCTAGCAGCTTACCGAGTATATGCTGCGAGAAAGAACTCTTCTGGTTGA
- the LOC118044975 gene encoding uncharacterized protein isoform X1 — protein MMSGGVGKYTHIDNQPQVSGSVPAVSDPGHVTVQFTADSNLQTFPPSGSQGKISGGSRPPRDADDTFSKPISGSDEPQQGGWFQTFTIAAYKPYFDVDTTDVLERIKDSLFPFRGTFTEKTANNPDLYGPFWICTTLIFVAASIGTFVTYIAHKLQKKEWNYDINLVTWSAGVFYGYVLLVPLALYVILKYFSAPSGLVQLFCLYGYSLFVFIPALCLSVVPLEIFRWVIAGVAGFMSATFVALNLRAHIMSAGERWFLIVAGIFLLQLALSVVLKLYLFTVTV, from the exons aTGATGTCAGGAGGAGTAGGCAAATACACACACATTGATAATCAACCACAAGTCTCTGGATCTGTTCCT GCTGTTTCAGATCCCGGCCACGTCACCGTCCAATTCACCG CAGATTCGAATCTGCAGACATTTCCTCCATCAGGTTCGCAGGGGAAGATCTCAGGTGGATCCCGTCCGCCTCGTGATGCTGATG ATACATTTTCAAAACCTATTTCTGGTTCTGACGAACCCCAGCAAGGTGGTTGGTTTCAAACATTCACAATTGCTGCATACAAGCCATACTTTGATGTTGACACTACTGATGTTTTGGAAAGGATCAAAGATTCACTTTTCCCATTTAGAGGAACTTTTACAGAAAAAACAGCCAACAACCCAGATCT GTATGGACCATTTTGGATATGCACCACCCTAATCTTTGTAGCAGCCTCCATTGGCACTTTTGTGACATATATAGCACACAAGCTGCAGAAGAAAGAATGGAACTATGACATAAATCTGGTGACTTGGTCTGCTGGAGTGTTTTATGGCTATGTCCTTCTTGTTCCTCTTGCATTATATGTAATTCTCAAGTACTTTTCAGCACCATCAGGCCTTGTCCAACTGTTCTGTCTTTATGGCTACTCCTTGTTTGTCTTTATTCCAGCATTG TGCCTCTCAGTGGTGCCCTTGGAAATTTTCAGATGGGTGATAGCAGGTGTGGCAGGGTTCATGTCAGCAACCTTCGTGGCACTTAATCTCCGAGCCCATATTATGTCTGCAGGTGAAAGGTGGTTTTTGATCGTAGCCGGTATATTTCTATTGCAGTTGGCTCTATCCGTTGTTTTGAAGCTTTATTTGTTCACAGTTACTGTATAA
- the LOC118044975 gene encoding uncharacterized protein isoform X2: protein MMSGGVGKYTHIDNQPQVSGSVPAVSDPGHVTVQFTDSNLQTFPPSGSQGKISGGSRPPRDADDTFSKPISGSDEPQQGGWFQTFTIAAYKPYFDVDTTDVLERIKDSLFPFRGTFTEKTANNPDLYGPFWICTTLIFVAASIGTFVTYIAHKLQKKEWNYDINLVTWSAGVFYGYVLLVPLALYVILKYFSAPSGLVQLFCLYGYSLFVFIPALCLSVVPLEIFRWVIAGVAGFMSATFVALNLRAHIMSAGERWFLIVAGIFLLQLALSVVLKLYLFTVTV, encoded by the exons aTGATGTCAGGAGGAGTAGGCAAATACACACACATTGATAATCAACCACAAGTCTCTGGATCTGTTCCT GCTGTTTCAGATCCCGGCCACGTCACCGTCCAATTCACCG ATTCGAATCTGCAGACATTTCCTCCATCAGGTTCGCAGGGGAAGATCTCAGGTGGATCCCGTCCGCCTCGTGATGCTGATG ATACATTTTCAAAACCTATTTCTGGTTCTGACGAACCCCAGCAAGGTGGTTGGTTTCAAACATTCACAATTGCTGCATACAAGCCATACTTTGATGTTGACACTACTGATGTTTTGGAAAGGATCAAAGATTCACTTTTCCCATTTAGAGGAACTTTTACAGAAAAAACAGCCAACAACCCAGATCT GTATGGACCATTTTGGATATGCACCACCCTAATCTTTGTAGCAGCCTCCATTGGCACTTTTGTGACATATATAGCACACAAGCTGCAGAAGAAAGAATGGAACTATGACATAAATCTGGTGACTTGGTCTGCTGGAGTGTTTTATGGCTATGTCCTTCTTGTTCCTCTTGCATTATATGTAATTCTCAAGTACTTTTCAGCACCATCAGGCCTTGTCCAACTGTTCTGTCTTTATGGCTACTCCTTGTTTGTCTTTATTCCAGCATTG TGCCTCTCAGTGGTGCCCTTGGAAATTTTCAGATGGGTGATAGCAGGTGTGGCAGGGTTCATGTCAGCAACCTTCGTGGCACTTAATCTCCGAGCCCATATTATGTCTGCAGGTGAAAGGTGGTTTTTGATCGTAGCCGGTATATTTCTATTGCAGTTGGCTCTATCCGTTGTTTTGAAGCTTTATTTGTTCACAGTTACTGTATAA